The genomic region ACACACAATAAAATAACAAAAACGTATCATTTTTGACACATGTACATAAAAATAGACGCGTAAAACTCAACGGTGATCAAAATTACATTTTACAATGTATTTACAAAGCTATAGGGCAAACAATTTCCACAAATGTTAGCTATATTGATAGACCCAAAAGGAAAGTAGAGAATCCCATTTCCACTTATCTTCTTTCTAGTCAACCAACTCGTCAACCACAGCTAGCTTTCTCACTTTTTCCATCTTTTTATATAACCAAACTAAGGATATATAATCCATTGTATTAGCTTCTAACCACACAAACAAACTTCTAGTTCTCACTCCTTAATCCCATGTTCACAAACTCTATAGCTAATAATACATTTACTTCCATATATATTCTTGTTTGCAATGACGACTGGTTCGGCAACCGCGATCATCTACCTGTGGGGTTCTTCTGCAGACCGGAAACTCTTCCTGTTCCGCGACCATCGCTGGGAGATTGTTTCGTATTTACACGCAGTAGATAAAGTTCAGCTAACCATAAGCTCTGCGGACTCAGAAGATGAGCGAAAAGAGGCGGAATCTGTGATACAGATTGCCGTGTCGCGGCTAGCCAAGGAGTTTCGCAATATCTTGATAGTCCACGACAGGCCGAATTTATCTTCCACTAATTCGACGACAATGACGGACAGTGCTTCCAGTAATTATGAAATATATGAAGATGATTACGTGCATCGTAATACTTTGAGAGCAGATGCGGTTAATGATCTATTTCattcagaatcatcagattttCTTAAGAACTAGAGCGATAAATCAGATTATACCCAAACTTGCTGATAAAGCAAATGAAATACGGCTAAAGTTTGCGAATGATTTGGATTATGAGACATCTCCAATGGTTCATGCTGAACCGATCCACCGATTGTCAAGGTATGTGATGCATTATGTTTCTAAATTATGCGATCACAAGCAAACTTTGATGAGATTGTCCGGAACCGGAACTATATCCGGAAGCTTTTCACTTCATGTAGTTTGGATCATAATGAGATTGTTGTCCAAATTAGATGTTAAACTAAAGCAGTGTAGAGATCCTCCCGCTAATCGGTTCTTCGCTATGAACAACTTCCATTTCATCATGCAGAACATCCAAGCGTGTCCGGAGTTGCTAGAAATTGTAGCGGACGACAATCTTAACAAGCTGAATGCGAAGTTTCAAAAGGCGAGATTTGATTACCTTAAGTTAACTTTTGATGTGGTTTTGAGGAATTTGAGAGATGAGGGAGTGAATAAGATTAAGATCTTATCTTTTCGGGTTGTGAAATTGAAAGATAGATTGAAGAGATTCAATTATGAGTTTGAGAAACATGAAAAGGAACTTGGGAAAGTAGTTGTCCCAGATTTCGGACTTGTGTTGGAGCTTCGTAAATTGATTGTTGAAATGGTGGTGACTGCTTATGCCTCCTTTCTTGTTCATACAAAGAAGGTAGCTCGCTTGGAGACGTATGTGAAGTACTCAGTTGAGGAGATTGAGTCTGCCATTCAAGGATTCTATGATTGCAGATAAGCACCAATGTTTCTAATTTCCAGTCACCAAAGAAGTACATTTCtttgatttatttattaatttcCTCAGGGTTATTTAATATAGTTTTGTGCCCTTGTATCATTCTGTGTTCTATATCCATTTCAAAATGTAGCAAAAACTTTGCAACTTGTCTTATGTTTCTAGATCTAGATTAAAGCTAAATCAAGGGAAGTAAGTAGATTTTGAAATGTGTGATATTTTGCGTTTCTTGAAAACTGCACACATAAGTTTACATAGAAAACAAGATAAAAGATGAAATCATAATACATGAAGAGAAGTGTAACATGCTATAACGAACTACCCGCTGCTAGAAAACTGCTATAATACATGAAGAGAAGTGTTACATGCTATAAGGGGGGCGGGGTGGGGAAATTGTTCCGTGATAAAACATGTTCCACGCGTGATGAACTGCACAAGACCACCGCCACTCAAGTTTTCAACGAGTGATGGTTTATGTCTGTGATGTTTTCCACGCGTTATGGAATTGCGAGTGATGGAACatgtgagggggtgtgagggtttattgttgtgagtgatgaccattgccactaaaaaaggttgtgagtgatggaaaaatggttgatgacatggcggaacttgattgggtgttgtgagtgatgagtgatgaccacccccaccccTAAAAAAGCTATAAATTCATGTAACAAAAAATAGTTTATGGCTAGATATTAGCTACTTGATGTACAATATTAGACTTGCTACAAATAGATAAGACAGTCCCCATGCAAGAGCTACAAGGTGCATTTTGACAAGATTTGTGTGTATCcaagcttttaaggggcgggagggggcggccgaccccccaaacttttcgctcagtagtggagagtatgtagttttcgtatagaaatttttgggtatatacgttttcggcCCCCCGgctttatagaaatttttagatCCAGTGATCCCCCTCctccggtcggaaatctcaagcttcgccactgtgtGTATCAGTATCTTTGGGGACTTAAAGTTCTCTCATTGTAATAAACAAACAGGATTCCATGCGTCTAAACTCTAATGTGTTACTTGCATCTCAACTTCAATAGGGTGTCATGGAGAATCACACATTTTCATCAAAGTTTGTTGTGTTATATCATCCGCCGTTCATTTCTTACCTTGTTTATAAAGCAAACTCGTAATTGATGACCTTATAGATGCTAATCACTTTTTGATTAAAGGGTGGTTATAACTTATAATAAGCCATTACAATGAATCGAACTGTCTAAACCGATATAAATCGATTGACTCAGCCAATTTGACAATTCGGCTGATGGTTGGAAACTTGAAATCAATCAGCCATGTAAATCCTTCAGGCCGTTTAACAATTATCATTTATCTTTTATTTTCGAAACACACATCGGCATAACATCTAACATCATTATACTCTTATACATTTACCAACCAAATAACCGTTTCAAATGCAACGCCACTGCTTCAAAATTTGCATTAATCCCACCATGGCGCCAACATAAATAAACCGTCACATAACCATGCAACGCCACCGTTCCAAATGCTTGGAATTATCCCACCGATTCATTAAATGCTATCATCTTTCCCCTAACCCCAAGTATATTTgaaagttattattttttatactcCACCGGTAAGGAACTGACACAAACATTCATCCACCGACGTGTCTCCCCCAACCATCGTTTCACCGCCGTCAGAACACTATCATATCGTTTCACATAAAGGCACCTGTTGATAGCTGGGGTTTGTACCCGTTCGTTAAAAGTCGCGACCGGTAGAAACTATTAAAGTTATATTGAAGGGTTTTACACATACAATGGTGTCGGTTAGGTTTTGACCGAAAATGGTGTCGGTTAGGTTTTGACCGAAAATAACATTGCTGTATAATGTATGGACACTTCTGCCAACTATCCGACGCAACTGTAAAGAATAAAAATCGATGCAACCGTTAAAAAGTTCAAATTTATTCTTCTATTCTCAAACCGTACCGGCGTTAATGAAACCGACAACAATATTCAAAAGCGTCATGACTAAACTTGATCACCAAACCCACGCACCGTTCACTCATCTCCTGCAACCACCCTTCCCCTTTCACTCCCTATATAAGCCCCACCGTCACCAAATCTCCGGCCATGGAGGTTACAGAGAAATCGGGGAGAGATCGTTGGAGGCGATGCGATGGTTGTGGCAGTGATGGAGGATGAATAGTTTAGGATTTACAAAAATTGAACGGCGATGGTAGAGATGAATCACTGGCGGTGCTGTTGAGACGGCAGTTCGGTTGTGTGAGTTGGTTTTGATCGATCGGTGTTTGGTACTCAACCACGATTTACCATCCCTCAACTATTGTATATTGGAAAATTTTAAAGGGCATCTGTTAAAAAAAGGCTCATTCTATACGCACCCCCCTCTTCCTGATTACACCCCCCtttgtgagaggaaaactgtcggtcccacgcaggccccacctgtaagtatgtgagaggaggggggtgaaaaaagtaaataggggggtgtagaaagtagcaccctaAAAAAATTGGAGAAGATGAATTTATTTTGCCTATTAAATTGAAGATGGTGCATTGGGAATTATGTAAAAGATCAGAAATGACATTCACAACCAATTAATTTTTAACCAATTTAGTTTATTTGATTTTATTATAAAcattagaccatgcgtagtcgttagggtgaataatgccccaccCTTGGGCGTTGTCCGTCACGTGTCGTCCGAGTCAGCAAAGAGGCGTAGTGATGATAACGCCCAATAATGCTCTGTCAATCATTACAcaaatatttaattaaataaaacaaaaaccatCAAAAGATCTTACTGGATAAAGGATATGAAGATGAAGGCTGATTGGATAAGCAAATGGAGGCAAGGGCATGGAATATACAAAGCCAAACACCAAaaactcgaaaaaaaaaaaagaaaaccagGGGGTCCATATGGGGGGCGTGATTGGGGCGTTTTCCTCTCAAAACACGTCCAAAATTACacgactacgcatggtcttagagTTTGTTTCATTTATTAGGAACAATTGtgtattttacttttaaaaaacTTCTTAATTACGTATTTACCCAACTTAAACATTAAAATTGCATATATGTTCTttcttaactaataaaattacaaatttatttattttatctatttcattaaaaacaagttatataataattttttaaccTTATTTTTACTTAGAACTTTAAAAAAATGCAAATATGTATCCTTTTATTAGGCAGTTTGTTTTATTTACTTTATGACTTTATTGATTTATCCTATTATTAGGATCTAAATTTACTTTAGGGCTTCACTTCTAGCAATATACAGTAAGTTTTCAGTTTTTTTAATACATAGTAAGTTTTCAGTTTTGTTCATTCTAAGatattttaattaaaaactaGATATTTTTAATACATAGTAAGTTTTCAGTTTTGTTCTCGAGGGTGTGTTATATCGGGAAATTATAATTTAAGTTTTAAATGTAAATACAAAATTTTATTTGGACTTtatattcagatgattttaattaGGTAACTCTATTAGAAAGTAACACTTAATTGGAGATTATGGATTATAGAATTTGATTATCAATTTTGCTTTCAAAAATGTTTTGATAAACTCACAAATGGTTTAGCTACGTAAAATAGATTATTTTGCtgaattttgttttgtttattgttattACAGTTACGTTGTATTAATATAGTTATGTTTTTAAAGACCCATTTTTAATTGTCGCACAACATCCCTAGGCGCCTCTTGATTTCTCAGGAGATGACCCTAAATTTTAACATTGGCGTTTATTTATACTTTGACACTTCAAGTATCCTCCAAAATGAAAGAAATAACCTCTCTCCGGCAAGGTATTGCGGTTGTAAGGGGTTGGTGCTGATATCTATGTAAATACTTTTGGGcatttggggttttttttttcttctcatgTAGCGATTTTCCGTTGCATAGTAACCAATGTTATCGTTTCAACTTAATTATTCTTTTCATATATAACAAGTTCTATGTAACGGTTCGCATGGCGCGTGAGTGATTTTAACGTTTATTTTTTATTCGGTTACTAAAGGCATTCATAAACAatatcccgccgcaacgcgcgggttagcGTCAACTCGTTCTTGACAAATATTCAATACAGCAAACATCaaatataataacaaaaaaaGGTTAACTCACAACAGATGATAGTTGTAAATTTTGCAATGTAGATTATGAAAAAAGATGATTACTTTTTAAGAATGTTAGGCTCAAGATTGAAGTATATTTTGCAATATATACTTGAAGAGATTGAAGTTGGTTGATTTAAGTGATAGATATGTGCATCTGTTGGAAAACCCATAAATTATGTACAAAATACTTTAAATAAGAAGCAAAGCAACCATCATCAATCAGTACAACCAACCAACCATTCTTATTCCTAATATTAGTCATCCCAACTTTAACAAGCAATTTACACAATTACAAAAACCCAGACCTTATATCATTTACATTTCTACTACTATGTCCATCAAATTTCACTGCTTTCAAATCCGGGCTCACCTGTGATTGCATCTCCGCAAGCTCTCTCACTCTTAACAGAATCGGTGCAGGTATCGGGATTGACGAGTGCTTCTTCGAATTTTGAACCTGCATCACCAAAATAACTATGTGACGCCAACATTCGACCACCCAAACCGAATATTAGCAAAGCAGATGAAAGACCGTTACTTACCCCTTTGTCAGCTGGTAACTGTGCGAAACTAGCTCTCAAAAGATTCCTCCACTTGTCCTGCAAAAATTAATAGTTGGCTATCTTGTTCATCTtaagagatgatgatgatgtgtcTGTGTATGATCAAGATTAAGAGAAAACCCccttgagttgtgagaacttagagaactccgACTTCCCGTGCGAGTTTTGCCCCCATTTTTTGCACACACGTAGATTAAAATGTTACAAACACAATAGTAAAAAAAACGAAGTGGTGCTTTCAGCCTTTTTCAGCTGCTGTAAGCATGAATCAGCATTTACAGCAACTGTAACGGGTGGTGTAAATCAAGAAAAAAGTggatttttttaggatttttggttaaaaaaaatagaaaaaaaactTTTGCAAGgctgagttctctaagttctctgAACCACACATTTCCCTAAgtttttcgtaatatacacagatgtatagtttaaaattgactacatacatatatgtatattgtcaaatcttgaattatacacatatgtatatagtcaaatTTAAACTATACAAGTGTGTATATTACAaaaagcttagggaaaatgtgtggtccagaatgcttctcaagtttctcaattagcctagtaTTTCTCACATACGAATCCAAGTGTCCTTCATCTCTATATATATAAGAACATACCTTGAGATCAACAGATGTGCGATGTGAGCATGTTGCAAAAGCAATCCTCTTAATCTCAGACCACCTGCCAGCACCATGCCTAGAAACACCTTCAACTAACTTAACAACTTCACTAAGAGTCCATGGTCTATGGTGTTTCCTCCTCATCCCACCTTTTGCAGTTGGCACCGTTAATATATTTTCATCTGAATCAACGTCTGCATACGAATCCAAGTGTCCTTCATCTGAGTTAGTGTCTATGTCTGCTGATTGCTCCGAGTACTGTTCATTTTCTCTTGGTTCCTTAATTAGCTATACAGATTGACGATAACAGTCACAACGCGATAAGAGTACTGAAAATATATGATATTATGCTTACAGGCTGCAGAGGCCATCCAGTGGCTGGTGTAGCTTTGAGTTCTTGGTTCTCTACGTCATTATCGGACTGAGGATCGTGTCCATCCTGAGCCTTCTTTACCAGTCTTGCCGACATTCCCATTCCGTGGGGCTGAAATTTCTACAATTAAATTCAACAAATGAGCAACAGTACCACACTCTGCTTTCAGTAAGTAGCGATTCATACTTCATAGTTCATACCGTACTCGTATTTTACTAATCTGTCTAACTTTTATCATGATATGGTATTTAAATTTTCATTTGCAACACATACATGAATTACATTACGCCACCCCCCAAAAGAACCTATTAGTATACAATATAAAAAGTAATGCATCAAACTAGAAGTATTAATACAACCCAATAAATCCTTGAGGAAACCTTAACAAACAAATGAGTAAATAACAAAAAGGAAAGCAGCTAGGGGCTAGGGCTGTCAATTTTTATCTGAAACCTGAAACCCGACCCGAATTCAAAGCCACCCAAACCCAAAATCGAGAATACCCGAAAAACCTTAACCCGATCAACCCGAACCTTCTATGGGTCGGTTATCGGGCCACTTTTTCCCAGCCataaacccgaacaacccgacctgaaaaacccgaaaaaaacccGAACATTTATTGTCGTTTTTATATATGTGATGTAGTTTGAACTTTGAAGTCTCTAGTATTTGGAACAT from Helianthus annuus cultivar XRQ/B chromosome 10, HanXRQr2.0-SUNRISE, whole genome shotgun sequence harbors:
- the LOC110883237 gene encoding exocyst complex component EXO70B1 — protein: MVHAEPIHRLSRYVMHYVSKLCDHKQTLMRLSGTGTISGSFSLHVVWIIMRLLSKLDVKLKQCRDPPANRFFAMNNFHFIMQNIQACPELLEIVADDNLNKLNAKFQKARFDYLKLTFDVVLRNLRDEGVNKIKILSFRVVKLKDRLKRFNYEFEKHEKELGKVVVPDFGLVLELRKLIVEMVVTAYASFLVHTKKVARLETYVKYSVEEIESAIQGFYDCR